From bacterium, the proteins below share one genomic window:
- a CDS encoding RDD family protein encodes EMSALDDDLTALFDEAEAPAQAEAVAEDDLTTLLDAAAEEPEAAEAPTQEEPAAAESPSGDDAALDDLWGEAMAEQSAGEAAQVAGSDAPAPAEASADDSGEESIDDLWGEAFAEQEASQAQETSGEPAGAAAVSTESGKDDLSGMWDEAFAEQEAAQTAIREGVVADADVQDAEIPDDDLDQLLAGEEAGVAAPAAEGEAPAAEGSGEASAEEPAGADEGILSQGDLDDLLSSFSPPAEKTGKGEATVADADPAGNVSPDLEDLLGESAPAPATADVDDEEEIEAFIPEDGPAPVDDEVEAEAFAEPVAAMAGVDAEDDAAPAAIGMMSRLLAALVDVGVVGVLELIFAGGTHFIVAQVAGSVFSNMEALVLVLALDLMVLFLLSLLYSVYFVGLRGETVGQALIGLRVVDLDDRPVGYMQAVLRYFGGLAATVPLGLGHVLVFLDKKGRSLGDRLAGTKVVASAAA; translated from the coding sequence GAGATGTCTGCGTTGGATGATGATCTGACAGCGCTTTTCGATGAAGCCGAAGCCCCGGCACAGGCAGAAGCTGTCGCCGAAGACGATCTGACCACTCTTCTGGATGCAGCGGCGGAGGAGCCCGAAGCGGCGGAAGCGCCCACGCAGGAAGAGCCTGCGGCGGCGGAGTCTCCTTCGGGCGATGACGCCGCCCTCGATGATCTGTGGGGGGAAGCGATGGCAGAGCAGTCGGCGGGCGAGGCGGCCCAGGTAGCCGGGTCAGATGCGCCCGCACCTGCCGAAGCTTCTGCGGATGATTCGGGAGAGGAGAGCATCGACGATCTGTGGGGCGAGGCTTTCGCGGAACAGGAAGCGTCGCAGGCACAGGAGACTTCGGGCGAGCCGGCGGGTGCAGCGGCTGTTTCCACCGAAAGCGGCAAGGATGACCTCTCCGGTATGTGGGACGAAGCCTTCGCGGAACAAGAGGCCGCGCAAACTGCGATTCGCGAGGGAGTGGTAGCGGATGCTGATGTCCAGGACGCGGAGATTCCGGACGATGATCTGGATCAGTTGTTGGCCGGAGAGGAAGCGGGGGTAGCAGCGCCTGCGGCCGAGGGTGAAGCGCCTGCGGCCGAGGGTTCGGGTGAAGCGTCTGCGGAGGAGCCCGCAGGAGCAGACGAGGGAATTTTGAGCCAGGGAGATCTGGACGATCTGCTTTCCAGTTTCTCCCCCCCTGCCGAGAAAACGGGTAAAGGCGAAGCGACGGTGGCCGATGCGGATCCGGCGGGGAATGTTTCCCCCGACCTGGAAGACTTGCTGGGGGAAAGTGCGCCGGCGCCAGCCACGGCCGACGTTGACGACGAAGAAGAGATAGAGGCGTTTATCCCCGAAGATGGACCGGCACCCGTGGATGATGAAGTCGAAGCGGAGGCGTTTGCAGAGCCCGTGGCCGCAATGGCGGGAGTGGATGCAGAAGATGACGCCGCCCCCGCGGCGATCGGCATGATGTCGCGTTTACTGGCCGCGCTCGTAGATGTTGGCGTGGTGGGTGTTTTGGAACTCATTTTTGCCGGGGGGACGCATTTCATTGTCGCCCAGGTAGCAGGTTCGGTTTTTTCGAATATGGAAGCCCTTGTCCTTGTCCTGGCGCTTGATCTGATGGTGCTGTTTTTACTGTCGTTGCTGTATTCGGTCTATTTCGTTGGTTTGCGAGGGGAGACGGTGGGCCAGGCGCTGATTGGACTCCGGGTAGTTGATTTGGACGATCGTCCCGTGGGATATATGCAAGCCGTGCTGCGCTACTTCGGCGGACTGGCTGCGACGGTCCCCCTGGGATTGGGGCACGTCCTGGTATTCTTGGATAAAAAGGGGCGATCTCTTGGAGATCGCCTGGCTGGGACGAAAGTTGTCGCCAGTGCCGCTGCCTGA